A part of Jiangella alba genomic DNA contains:
- a CDS encoding succinate dehydrogenase iron-sulfur subunit, with product MTAAVADAPAAGAVPSFQVTLRLRRFNPENDTEPRWEEHTVTMHGTDRVLDALHKIKWEIDGSLTFRRSCAHGICGSDAMRINGRNRLACKTLLKDLPIDKPITVEPIKGLAVLKDLVVDMDPFFEAYKSIMPFLVTSGNDPSRERRQSPEDRARYDDTTKCIMCAACTTSCPVYWSDGQYFGPQAIVGAHRFIFDSRDEGAEERLEILNDRDGVWRCRTTFNCTDACPRGIEVTKAIQEVKRALLFRRV from the coding sequence ATGACTGCTGCTGTCGCCGACGCGCCCGCCGCGGGCGCCGTCCCGTCCTTCCAGGTCACGCTGCGGCTGCGCCGGTTCAACCCGGAGAACGACACCGAGCCGCGCTGGGAGGAGCACACCGTCACCATGCACGGCACCGACCGGGTGCTCGACGCGCTGCACAAGATCAAGTGGGAGATCGACGGCTCGCTGACGTTCCGGCGGTCGTGTGCACACGGGATCTGCGGCTCCGACGCGATGCGCATCAACGGGCGCAACCGGCTGGCCTGCAAGACGCTGCTCAAGGACCTGCCGATCGACAAGCCGATCACGGTCGAGCCGATCAAGGGCCTCGCCGTGCTCAAGGACCTCGTCGTCGACATGGACCCGTTCTTCGAGGCGTACAAGTCGATCATGCCGTTCCTCGTCACGTCCGGGAACGACCCGTCCCGCGAGCGCCGTCAGTCCCCCGAGGACCGCGCCCGCTACGACGACACCACGAAGTGCATCATGTGCGCCGCCTGCACCACCTCCTGCCCCGTCTACTGGTCCGACGGCCAGTACTTCGGCCCGCAGGCCATCGTCGGCGCCCACCGCTTCATCTTCGACTCGCGCGACGAGGGCGCCGAAGAGCGTCTCGAGATCCTCAACGACCGCGACGGCGTCTGGCGCTGCCGCACGACGTTCAACTGCACGGACGCCTGCCCGCGCGGCATCGAGGTGACGAAGGCCATCCAGGAAGTCAAGCGCGCCCTCCTCTTCCGCCGCGTCTGA
- a CDS encoding MFS transporter, whose amino-acid sequence MPGLPASTAAEWRSSFLRKACCAMPENTSATSVGPGVRRSDRLRWWVFAVVLAADLLDMIDATVTTIAAPVIVRDLAGSDALVPWLGLSYALALGSFLVVGGRLGDRFGQRRTFLIGLVGFTAASLLCGIAWTPAALVCFRLIQGAFGALLIPQGFSILLRTFPRDQLGRVFGLFGPLLAVGSIGGPVLAGLLIQADVLGTGWRFVFLVNGLIGTVLLIAGPRVLPRDTPDPAVRIDPLASAIVMLGLLGVMGGLIVGGESGWGLVPLTALVAGVVLIGCFAALQRSTARPLLAPSLFRVRSFVAGITVGTIYFAAVAGLLYVVSLHLQQGAGLTPFHAAAIMAPLSVGIIVTSFQVRDHIQRLGRRLVLAGTAITLVGVIGLLALILLAPDVPAVLAVPLLVTGLGMGCCFGSLFSTALGDVTEQQAGSASGTLNALQQIANATGAALVSTLFLTLVAESGDNTAATTSLIVIAAILALAAASTSLLPRHAAADHH is encoded by the coding sequence GTGCCGGGACTTCCGGCCAGCACGGCCGCCGAGTGGCGGTCTTCCTTTCTTCGGAAAGCGTGCTGTGCCATGCCTGAAAACACTTCCGCCACATCCGTCGGCCCGGGTGTTCGTCGCTCCGATCGGCTTCGCTGGTGGGTCTTCGCCGTGGTTCTCGCGGCGGATCTGCTCGACATGATCGACGCGACGGTCACCACGATCGCGGCTCCGGTGATCGTTCGCGACCTCGCGGGATCGGATGCCCTGGTCCCGTGGCTGGGCCTGAGCTACGCGCTCGCTCTCGGGTCGTTTCTCGTGGTCGGCGGCCGCCTCGGGGACCGGTTCGGACAACGCCGGACGTTCCTCATCGGGCTCGTCGGCTTCACCGCGGCGTCGCTGCTGTGCGGCATCGCCTGGACTCCCGCCGCCCTGGTCTGCTTCCGCCTGATCCAGGGCGCGTTCGGTGCCCTGCTGATCCCGCAGGGATTCAGCATCCTGTTGAGGACCTTCCCCCGTGATCAACTCGGCCGGGTCTTCGGCCTGTTCGGACCCCTCCTGGCGGTCGGCTCGATCGGCGGGCCCGTGCTCGCCGGCCTGCTGATCCAGGCCGACGTCCTCGGCACCGGATGGCGATTCGTCTTCCTCGTCAACGGACTGATCGGCACCGTCCTGCTCATCGCCGGACCACGCGTCCTGCCCCGCGACACCCCCGACCCCGCGGTGCGCATCGACCCACTCGCCTCGGCCATCGTCATGCTCGGCCTGCTCGGGGTCATGGGCGGACTCATCGTCGGCGGCGAGTCCGGCTGGGGCCTCGTCCCTCTCACCGCTCTCGTCGCCGGGGTCGTGCTGATCGGCTGCTTCGCAGCGCTGCAACGCAGCACCGCCCGGCCGCTCCTCGCACCCAGCCTGTTCCGCGTCCGCAGCTTCGTCGCCGGGATCACCGTCGGCACCATCTACTTCGCCGCGGTGGCGGGGCTGTTGTACGTGGTCTCGCTGCACCTGCAACAGGGAGCCGGACTCACTCCGTTCCACGCCGCGGCGATCATGGCCCCGCTGTCGGTGGGCATCATCGTCACCTCGTTCCAGGTGCGCGACCACATCCAGCGCCTGGGCCGCAGGCTCGTCCTGGCCGGTACCGCGATCACCCTCGTCGGCGTGATCGGCCTGCTCGCCCTGATCCTGCTGGCACCTGATGTTCCAGCAGTGCTGGCCGTTCCGCTGCTGGTCACGGGTCTCGGGATGGGGTGCTGTTTCGGCTCGCTGTTCAGCACCGCCCTCGGTGACGTGACCGAGCAGCAAGCCGGCAGCGCCTCGGGCACCCTCAATGCCCTGCAGCAGATCGCCAACGCCACCGGTGCGGCCCTCGTCTCCACCCTGTTCCTCACCCTGGTGGCCGAGTCCGGGGACAACACCGCTGCGACCACCAGCCTCATCGTCATCGCCGCGATCCTCGCCCTGGCCGCCGCGTCCACCTCGCTGCTGCCTCGGCACGCAGCAGCCGACCACCACTGA
- a CDS encoding PadR family transcriptional regulator: MVPGEGQIMTNLRRGALEYCILALVRDGERYGLDIARELTDGVLMAGEGTLYPLLSRLRKGGLVASSWQESESGPPRRYYRLTPDGRAALDTFEQTWRPFRDAVDRVLANGRG, translated from the coding sequence ATGGTACCTGGCGAGGGTCAGATCATGACCAACCTCCGGCGCGGCGCGCTGGAGTACTGCATCCTCGCCCTCGTCCGCGACGGCGAGCGGTACGGGCTGGACATCGCCCGCGAGCTGACCGACGGCGTGCTGATGGCCGGCGAGGGCACGCTGTACCCGCTACTGTCGCGGCTGCGCAAGGGCGGGCTGGTCGCGTCGTCGTGGCAGGAGTCGGAGTCGGGGCCGCCGCGCCGCTACTACCGGCTCACGCCCGACGGGCGGGCCGCGCTGGACACGTTCGAACAGACCTGGCGGCCGTTCCGCGACGCCGTCGACCGCGTCCTCGCCAACGGGCGAGGGTGA
- a CDS encoding HAAS signaling domain-containing protein, producing the protein MEEPMLTATQHQRIDRYLDELAGALGGLPASERDDLVAGVREHIQAALADRPEVTDADTDEVLRALGDPLAIAAEATGDDGVRSGPAGAGNARAGSAGAGSAGAGSAGGSGKRPLPQRDWVPAAVVVLLAAAPLVLPVLAMVGGFFALPVALIAGWVLLWVSPLWTPGEKTAGTFLLPALGIFWLFALVGAVGTTVCSGSMDSDGTVTSEVCTSDSPVPPVVAWILLAVFAVATVVTAVVLQRNGRRRATALAQSFSTGA; encoded by the coding sequence ATGGAGGAACCCATGCTGACCGCCACCCAGCATCAGCGCATCGACCGCTACCTGGACGAGCTGGCCGGCGCGCTCGGCGGCCTGCCGGCCAGCGAGCGGGACGACCTCGTCGCGGGCGTGCGCGAGCACATCCAGGCGGCGCTGGCCGACCGGCCCGAGGTCACCGACGCCGACACCGACGAGGTGCTGCGGGCGCTCGGCGACCCGCTCGCCATCGCCGCCGAGGCGACCGGCGACGACGGCGTCCGCTCCGGCCCCGCCGGGGCCGGGAACGCCAGGGCCGGCTCCGCCGGTGCCGGGTCTGCCGGGGCCGGGTCCGCCGGTGGCTCCGGCAAGCGGCCGTTGCCGCAGCGCGACTGGGTACCGGCCGCCGTGGTCGTCCTGCTGGCCGCGGCGCCGCTGGTACTGCCGGTCCTCGCCATGGTCGGCGGCTTCTTCGCGCTTCCGGTGGCGCTGATCGCCGGTTGGGTGCTGCTCTGGGTCTCGCCGCTCTGGACGCCGGGCGAGAAGACGGCGGGCACGTTCCTGCTGCCCGCCCTGGGGATCTTCTGGCTGTTCGCGCTGGTGGGCGCCGTAGGCACGACCGTGTGCTCCGGCTCGATGGACTCGGACGGCACCGTCACCAGCGAGGTCTGCACCAGCGACAGCCCGGTGCCGCCCGTGGTCGCGTGGATCCTGCTGGCGGTGTTCGCCGTCGCCACCGTGGTCACCGCGGTCGTGCTGCAGCGCAACGGCCGGCGGCGGGCGACCGCCCTGGCTCAGAGCTTCTCGACCGGCGCGTAG
- the pcrA gene encoding DNA helicase PcrA: MSALFDDLTLTAAAEPKKPAKRRSRDPEALLDGLNGPQRDAVTHQGSPLLIVAGAGSGKTRVLTRRIAYLLGERNAHPGSILAITFTNKAAGEMKERVADLVGKRSDIMWVSTFHSACVRILRREAKHFGYTSSFSIYDQADSHRLMAMVCRELDLDPRRYQPRQFSYAVSNFKNELVDYETALARAESHHEKMIAEAYELYQRRLTEANAFDFDDLIMTTVHLLQAFPDVAENYRRRFRHILVDEYQDTNHAQYVLVRELVGTGVISGEDAPAVPPAELCVVGDADQSIYAFRGATIRNILQFEEDYPDTRVILLEQNYRSTQTILSAANAVIARNSGRKPKRLWSDSGDGAKIVGYVADDEHAEAQFVADEIDRLTDDGEARTGDVAVFYRTNAQSRVLEEIFVRVGLPYRVVGGTRFYERREIRDALAYLRFLANPEDSVSLRRIINVPKRGIGDRAEAMVEALAQRERSTFFQALRHAADAPGIATRSVNSIEGFVQLTDELRQLVSDGVGPAAVLEATLDRTGYVAELSESDDPQDETRLDNLRELVAVAGEYEASEDSDGSLPGFLEQVSLVADADEIPEGDDHDGMVTLMTLHTAKGLEFPVVFLTGLEDGVFPHQRSLGGNTQELEEERRLAYVGITRARERLYLSRALLRSAWGSPAHNPASRFLPEIPDELIDWRRTEADQVKWTTPPPPRRQAVSGRSAGGAGNRPVIALSAGDRVTHDAFGLGTVVATNGQGEHAQATVDFGESGLKTLLLRYAPVEKL, translated from the coding sequence ATGAGTGCCCTGTTCGACGACCTCACCCTGACCGCGGCGGCCGAGCCCAAGAAGCCGGCGAAGCGGCGCTCGCGCGACCCCGAAGCGCTGCTCGACGGGCTCAACGGGCCGCAGCGAGACGCCGTGACCCATCAGGGGTCGCCGCTGCTCATCGTGGCCGGTGCGGGGTCGGGGAAGACGCGGGTGCTCACGCGGCGCATCGCGTACCTGCTGGGCGAGCGCAACGCGCACCCGGGCTCCATCCTCGCCATCACGTTCACCAACAAGGCCGCCGGCGAGATGAAAGAGCGCGTCGCCGACCTCGTCGGGAAGCGCTCCGACATCATGTGGGTGTCCACGTTCCACTCGGCGTGCGTGCGCATCCTGCGCCGCGAGGCCAAGCACTTCGGCTACACGTCGTCGTTCTCCATCTACGACCAAGCCGACTCCCACCGCCTCATGGCCATGGTGTGCCGCGAGCTCGACCTCGACCCCCGCCGCTACCAGCCGCGGCAGTTCAGCTACGCCGTCAGCAACTTCAAGAACGAGCTGGTCGACTACGAGACCGCGCTGGCCCGGGCCGAGTCGCACCACGAGAAGATGATCGCCGAGGCGTACGAGCTGTACCAACGCCGGCTCACCGAGGCCAACGCGTTCGACTTCGACGACCTCATCATGACGACGGTGCACCTGCTGCAGGCGTTCCCCGACGTCGCCGAGAACTACCGGCGGCGGTTCCGGCACATCCTGGTCGACGAGTACCAGGACACCAACCACGCCCAGTACGTGCTGGTGCGCGAGCTGGTCGGCACCGGCGTCATCTCCGGCGAGGACGCGCCCGCCGTGCCGCCGGCCGAGCTGTGCGTGGTGGGCGACGCCGACCAGTCCATCTACGCGTTCCGCGGCGCCACCATCCGCAACATCCTGCAGTTCGAGGAGGACTACCCCGACACCCGGGTCATCCTGCTCGAACAGAACTACCGGTCCACGCAGACCATCCTGTCCGCCGCCAACGCCGTCATCGCCCGCAACTCCGGCCGCAAGCCGAAGCGGCTGTGGAGCGACAGCGGCGACGGCGCCAAGATCGTCGGCTACGTGGCCGACGACGAGCACGCCGAGGCGCAGTTCGTCGCCGACGAGATCGACCGCCTCACCGACGACGGCGAGGCCCGCACCGGCGACGTCGCCGTGTTCTACCGCACCAACGCGCAGTCGCGGGTGCTGGAAGAGATCTTCGTCCGGGTCGGCCTGCCCTACCGCGTCGTCGGCGGCACCCGGTTCTACGAGCGGCGCGAGATCCGCGACGCGCTGGCCTACCTGCGGTTCCTGGCCAACCCGGAAGACTCCGTGTCGCTGCGGCGCATCATCAACGTCCCCAAGCGCGGCATCGGCGACCGCGCCGAGGCCATGGTCGAGGCGCTGGCCCAGCGCGAGCGCAGCACGTTCTTCCAGGCGCTGCGCCACGCCGCCGACGCGCCTGGCATCGCCACCCGGTCGGTCAACTCCATCGAGGGGTTCGTCCAGCTCACCGACGAACTGCGGCAGCTGGTCTCCGACGGCGTCGGCCCGGCCGCCGTGCTCGAGGCCACGCTCGACCGCACCGGCTACGTCGCCGAGCTGTCCGAGTCCGACGACCCGCAGGACGAGACCCGCCTCGACAACCTGCGCGAGCTCGTCGCCGTCGCCGGCGAGTACGAGGCGAGCGAAGACTCCGACGGCTCGCTGCCCGGGTTCCTCGAGCAGGTCAGCCTGGTCGCCGACGCCGACGAGATCCCCGAGGGCGACGACCACGACGGCATGGTCACGCTCATGACGCTGCACACCGCGAAGGGCCTGGAGTTCCCGGTGGTGTTCCTCACCGGCCTCGAGGACGGCGTCTTCCCGCACCAGCGCTCGCTCGGCGGCAACACGCAGGAGCTCGAGGAAGAGCGCCGGCTCGCCTACGTCGGCATCACCCGGGCGCGCGAGCGGCTGTACCTGTCGCGGGCGTTGCTGCGCAGCGCGTGGGGGTCGCCGGCGCACAACCCGGCGTCGCGGTTCCTCCCCGAGATCCCCGACGAGCTGATCGACTGGCGCCGCACCGAGGCCGACCAGGTCAAGTGGACCACCCCGCCGCCGCCCCGCCGTCAGGCGGTCAGCGGACGGTCCGCGGGCGGTGCCGGCAACCGCCCGGTCATCGCGCTGTCGGCCGGCGACCGCGTCACCCACGACGCGTTCGGCCTGGGCACCGTCGTCGCCACCAACGGCCAGGGCGAGCACGCCCAGGCCACCGTCGACTTCGGCGAGTCCGGGCTGAAGACGCTGCTGCTGCGCTACGCGCCGGTCGAGAAGCTCTGA
- a CDS encoding peptidase inhibitor family I36 protein produces the protein MTPIRRLAAAAILTSVLVTGASSTASAAEHDAACQGLELCLHYNSGQAGALHDFRYRVSDFAPYRFLGSGAGAGRPVKNNAASATNRDGYFTARVYFNSGYAGPADDVPPLSARNLGDTYNDNASFNWCHQQPLVCG, from the coding sequence GTGACGCCGATCCGCCGCCTGGCCGCCGCCGCCATCCTGACGAGTGTGCTGGTCACGGGCGCTTCCTCGACGGCCTCCGCCGCCGAGCACGACGCCGCCTGCCAGGGCCTCGAACTGTGCCTGCACTACAACTCCGGGCAGGCCGGCGCGCTGCACGACTTCCGCTACCGGGTCAGCGACTTCGCGCCCTATCGCTTCCTCGGATCCGGCGCCGGCGCCGGCCGGCCGGTGAAGAACAACGCCGCGTCGGCCACGAATCGCGACGGCTATTTCACCGCGCGCGTCTACTTCAATTCTGGTTATGCTGGCCCGGCTGACGACGTGCCGCCGCTGTCCGCCCGGAATCTCGGCGACACCTACAACGACAACGCATCCTTCAACTGGTGCCACCAGCAGCCCCTGGTGTGCGGCTGA
- a CDS encoding LuxR C-terminal-related transcriptional regulator: MSETKPDETRPADAGPVTVVLVDDHAMFRTGVRAELAQAPTVDVVGEAADTAEAVAVVLRTKPEVVLLDVHLPGGGGGEVIRQVHPKEPGVRFLALSVSDAAEDVIGTIRAGARGYVTKSITGDDLVSAIGRVADGDAVFSPRLAGFVLDAFAGTEAPSVDDDLDRLTQREREVLRLIARGYAYKEIAKELFISVKTVETHVSAVLRKLQLSNRYELTRWATDRRLV, from the coding sequence GTGAGCGAGACCAAGCCAGACGAGACCAGGCCCGCCGACGCCGGCCCGGTGACGGTCGTCCTCGTCGACGACCACGCCATGTTCCGCACGGGCGTCCGCGCCGAGCTGGCCCAGGCGCCGACCGTCGACGTCGTGGGCGAGGCGGCCGACACCGCCGAGGCCGTCGCCGTCGTGCTGCGCACCAAGCCCGAGGTCGTGCTGCTCGACGTCCACCTGCCCGGGGGCGGTGGCGGCGAGGTCATCCGCCAGGTGCACCCCAAGGAGCCCGGCGTGCGGTTCCTGGCGCTGTCGGTGTCCGACGCCGCCGAGGACGTCATCGGCACCATCCGGGCCGGCGCGCGCGGCTACGTCACCAAGTCCATCACCGGCGACGACCTCGTGTCCGCCATCGGCCGCGTGGCCGACGGCGACGCCGTCTTCTCGCCTCGGCTGGCCGGGTTCGTGCTCGACGCCTTCGCCGGCACCGAGGCGCCGTCCGTCGACGACGACCTCGACCGCCTCACCCAGCGCGAGCGCGAGGTGCTGCGGCTGATCGCCCGCGGCTACGCGTACAAGGAGATCGCCAAAGAGCTGTTCATCTCGGTCAAGACGGTCGAGACGCACGTGTCCGCCGTCCTGCGCAAGCTGCAGCTGTCGAACCGGTACGAGCTGACCCGGTGGGCCACGGACCGGCGGCTCGTCTGA
- a CDS encoding ATP-binding protein produces MSTVPTPRAAGPAARGSVRPDEAGDDPVEAPDNAVSAADEAAAAPAEPVGADPEPESEAAAATERRPRELPPGEPPQAGRAGAREPDAADDTGAPPKFVRHSDGRMVAGVAVALAAQFKVQPLAVRVAFSLLSAVSGFGIVLYLALWIFTPLDQTVQREAEEANAPAGLAAATRTGKRRRRTLVQRTGDLGQLAALVVLGAGVWLLVQQTPLGVSPAVFFPLLLAAAGLTLVWRAADEQERSRLSAISPRLPWLAALTGKGGWIAGMRVVAGAGVVVAGVVVFLVGQGQFDATMDALGGVLVILVGIGLIAGPWLWKLWRNLESERRARIVSQERADMASHLHDSVLQTLALIQKQANDPRAVVRLARSQERDLRGWLYSDLVDDGSSLAAALTKMAAEVEDAFGTPVEVVTVGDAEIDDPARAILKAAREATVNAAKHSGADKIDIFVEAGDDGVEVFVRDRGAGFDPDSVPEDRLGVRRSVIGRMERHGGEATIRSAPGEGTEVRLSTRRSS; encoded by the coding sequence ATGAGCACTGTGCCGACGCCACGTGCTGCCGGGCCGGCAGCGCGCGGTTCGGTGCGCCCCGACGAGGCCGGCGACGACCCCGTCGAGGCGCCCGACAACGCCGTCTCCGCGGCCGACGAGGCCGCCGCGGCGCCCGCCGAGCCCGTCGGAGCCGACCCCGAGCCCGAGTCCGAGGCCGCCGCGGCCACCGAGCGCAGGCCGCGCGAGCTGCCGCCCGGCGAGCCGCCGCAGGCCGGGCGCGCGGGCGCGCGCGAGCCCGACGCCGCCGACGACACCGGCGCGCCGCCCAAGTTCGTCCGCCACTCCGACGGCCGCATGGTCGCCGGCGTCGCCGTGGCGCTGGCCGCGCAGTTCAAGGTGCAGCCGCTCGCCGTCAGAGTCGCGTTCAGCCTGCTCAGCGCCGTCTCCGGGTTCGGCATCGTGCTCTACCTCGCGCTGTGGATCTTCACCCCGCTCGACCAGACGGTGCAGCGCGAGGCCGAGGAGGCGAACGCGCCGGCCGGCCTCGCCGCCGCCACCCGCACCGGCAAGCGCCGCCGCCGCACGCTCGTCCAGCGCACCGGCGACCTCGGCCAGCTGGCGGCGTTGGTCGTCCTCGGCGCCGGGGTGTGGCTGCTGGTCCAGCAGACCCCGCTCGGCGTCAGCCCGGCCGTCTTCTTCCCGCTGCTGCTGGCCGCCGCCGGCCTGACGCTGGTGTGGCGGGCCGCCGACGAGCAGGAGCGCAGCCGGCTGTCGGCCATCTCGCCGCGGCTGCCGTGGCTGGCCGCGCTGACCGGCAAGGGCGGCTGGATCGCCGGCATGCGGGTCGTGGCCGGCGCCGGTGTCGTCGTGGCCGGCGTCGTCGTGTTCCTCGTCGGGCAGGGCCAGTTCGACGCCACCATGGACGCCCTCGGCGGCGTGCTGGTCATCCTGGTCGGCATCGGGCTCATCGCCGGGCCGTGGCTGTGGAAGCTGTGGCGCAACCTCGAGAGCGAGCGGCGCGCCCGCATCGTGTCGCAGGAACGCGCCGACATGGCATCCCACCTGCACGACTCCGTGCTGCAGACGCTCGCGCTGATCCAGAAGCAGGCCAACGACCCCCGCGCCGTCGTCCGGCTGGCCCGCAGCCAGGAGCGCGACCTCCGCGGCTGGCTCTACAGCGACCTCGTCGACGACGGCTCCTCCCTGGCGGCCGCGCTGACGAAGATGGCCGCCGAGGTCGAGGACGCGTTCGGCACGCCGGTCGAGGTGGTCACCGTCGGCGACGCCGAGATCGACGACCCCGCGCGGGCCATCCTCAAGGCCGCCCGCGAGGCCACCGTCAACGCCGCCAAGCACTCCGGCGCCGACAAGATCGACATCTTCGTCGAGGCCGGCGACGACGGCGTCGAGGTGTTCGTCCGCGACCGCGGCGCCGGGTTCGACCCCGACTCCGTGCCCGAGGACCGGCTGGGTGTGCGACGCTCGGTCATCGGGCGCATGGAGCGGCACGGCGGTGAGGCCACCATCCGGTCCGCGCCCGGTGAAGGCACCGAAGTCCGACTGTCGACCAGGAGAAGCTCGTGA
- a CDS encoding PspC domain-containing protein: MSDVPPASPATGAGPSVSDEFRLLRRSRSDRVVAGVLGGLGRRLGIDPVVLRVATVVLAIFGGVGVLLYAIGWLVVPAEDEERSILDQALGRGEYRRSGTVPLALLLGGVGLIAGIGIIAGTWDGGVLLLLAVMGVYLLLRRRADDEQAGDGYPQEAGFGSYVYDPTLAADAGTASATTSAATTPGPVTTPAGPTGPTSGWPEGPDWGPPPEPPAAAPPPPPEKPAKQRSALGLITFCLALVSVGVLAVNDATWAVYPPALYVAVPLGIVAVGLLVGTWYGRSRGLIVLGFLLAIALIPATWLSQWNWTDVGDATYRYTTVSQVPADKQEHGAGSVTYDLSALTLTDDQTTRLDVSQGIGELTIILPPNADVTVERAEVGAGDLIVFDESRDGAGPTITDLVDNGADGPGGGRIVINAEIGAGELEVTR; this comes from the coding sequence ATGAGTGATGTGCCTCCTGCCTCCCCCGCCACGGGCGCCGGGCCGAGCGTCTCGGACGAGTTCCGCTTGCTGCGCCGCAGCCGGTCCGACCGGGTCGTCGCCGGCGTGCTCGGCGGGCTGGGCCGGCGGCTCGGCATCGACCCCGTCGTGCTCCGCGTCGCGACCGTCGTCCTCGCCATCTTCGGCGGCGTCGGCGTGCTGCTGTACGCCATCGGCTGGCTGGTGGTCCCGGCCGAGGACGAGGAGCGCTCGATCCTCGACCAGGCGCTCGGGCGTGGCGAGTACCGCCGCTCGGGCACCGTCCCGCTGGCGCTGCTGCTGGGCGGCGTCGGCCTGATCGCCGGCATCGGCATCATCGCCGGCACGTGGGACGGCGGCGTGCTGCTCCTGCTCGCCGTCATGGGCGTGTACCTGCTGTTGCGCCGCCGCGCCGACGACGAGCAGGCCGGCGACGGCTACCCGCAGGAGGCCGGGTTCGGCTCGTACGTCTACGACCCCACCCTCGCCGCCGACGCGGGCACCGCGAGCGCCACCACCTCGGCGGCCACGACGCCCGGCCCCGTCACGACGCCCGCCGGCCCGACCGGCCCCACCAGCGGCTGGCCGGAAGGCCCCGACTGGGGTCCGCCGCCCGAGCCGCCCGCCGCCGCGCCGCCGCCCCCGCCTGAGAAGCCGGCCAAGCAGCGCTCGGCGCTCGGCCTGATCACGTTCTGCCTCGCGCTGGTGTCGGTCGGCGTGCTCGCCGTCAACGACGCCACCTGGGCGGTGTACCCGCCGGCGCTGTACGTCGCGGTGCCGCTGGGCATCGTCGCCGTGGGCCTGCTGGTCGGCACCTGGTACGGGCGGTCGCGCGGCCTGATCGTGCTGGGGTTCCTGCTGGCGATCGCGCTGATCCCGGCCACCTGGCTGTCGCAGTGGAACTGGACCGACGTCGGCGACGCCACCTACCGCTACACCACGGTGAGCCAGGTGCCCGCCGACAAGCAGGAGCACGGCGCCGGTTCCGTCACCTACGACCTGTCCGCTCTCACCCTCACCGACGACCAGACGACGCGCCTGGACGTCTCGCAGGGCATCGGTGAGCTGACGATCATCCTGCCGCCGAACGCCGACGTCACGGTCGAGCGGGCCGAGGTCGGCGCCGGCGACCTCATCGTCTTCGACGAGTCGCGCGACGGCGCCGGTCCGACGATCACCGACCTCGTCGACAACGGCGCCGACGGCCCCGGCGGCGGCCGCATCGTCATCAACGCCGAGATCGGCGCTGGCGAGCTGGAGGTGACCCGATGA
- a CDS encoding glycerophosphodiester phosphodiesterase family protein — translation MSDPFGLQRPLVVAHRGACGYRPEHTLAGYQLAVDLGADYLATDLQLTRDGVLVARHDAELSASTDVAERPEFAHRRRRGLVDGRELTGWFVDDFTLDEVRSLYARERIPELRPANQAYDGRLRVPTFDEIITLAVEGGRRRGRPVGLCPELKHPTYYAERGLSAEDALMAALLGFRLERAGVPVLVQCYEPSVLRRLAARTSVPLAQLVDSTGRPFDWERAGDGRRFVDLLTPTGLREVASYATVLGAHRSLVVPRDPEGRLGHPGRLVSDAHDLGMAVHAWTFRNENSFLPADRRRGREAAGHGDALGEYRVFFGAGVDGVVTDHPDTAVRAMDQAFGSRSRRSLLSDASSPARPIETSSTGMATSRPDKPSTS, via the coding sequence ATGTCGGACCCGTTCGGGCTGCAACGGCCCCTCGTCGTCGCGCACCGTGGCGCGTGCGGTTACCGGCCGGAGCACACGCTGGCCGGCTACCAGCTCGCCGTCGACCTCGGCGCCGACTACCTCGCGACCGACCTCCAGCTCACCCGCGACGGCGTCCTGGTCGCCCGGCACGACGCCGAGCTGTCCGCGTCCACCGACGTCGCCGAGCGGCCGGAGTTCGCGCACCGGCGCCGCCGCGGGCTGGTCGACGGCCGCGAGCTGACCGGCTGGTTCGTCGACGACTTCACGCTCGACGAGGTCAGGTCGCTGTACGCGCGCGAGCGGATCCCCGAGCTGCGCCCGGCCAACCAGGCCTACGACGGCCGGCTACGGGTGCCGACGTTCGACGAGATCATCACGCTGGCGGTCGAGGGCGGCCGCCGCCGCGGCCGTCCGGTCGGCCTGTGCCCGGAGCTCAAACACCCCACCTACTACGCCGAGCGGGGGCTGTCGGCGGAGGACGCGCTGATGGCTGCGCTGCTGGGGTTCCGGCTGGAGCGCGCCGGCGTCCCCGTCCTCGTCCAGTGCTACGAGCCGTCGGTGCTGCGGCGGCTGGCCGCGCGCACGTCGGTGCCGCTGGCGCAGCTGGTCGACAGCACGGGCCGGCCGTTCGACTGGGAGCGCGCCGGCGACGGCCGCCGGTTCGTCGACCTGCTCACCCCGACCGGGCTGCGCGAGGTGGCCTCGTACGCGACGGTGCTGGGGGCGCACCGGTCGCTGGTGGTGCCGCGCGACCCGGAGGGGCGGCTGGGCCATCCGGGCCGGCTGGTGTCCGACGCGCACGACCTCGGCATGGCGGTGCACGCCTGGACGTTCCGGAACGAGAACTCGTTCCTGCCGGCCGACCGGCGCCGCGGCCGGGAGGCGGCCGGCCACGGCGACGCGCTGGGGGAGTACCGGGTGTTCTTCGGCGCCGGGGTGGACGGCGTCGTCACCGACCACCCCGACACCGCGGTGCGGGCCATGGATCAGGCCTTCGGATCGCGCTCGCGGCGCAGCTTGCTCAGCGACGCCAGCAGCCCGGCGAGGCCGATCGAGACCAGCAGTACCGGCATGGCGACCTCGAGGCCGGACAAGCCCAGCACGTCGTAG